One part of the Solea solea chromosome 1, fSolSol10.1, whole genome shotgun sequence genome encodes these proteins:
- the rpe65a gene encoding retinoid isomerohydrolase has product MGFLFIVQHDWPGERFTGQISMTVRGTRQINTPNPLRDQKPSVQKRPELSQELLCVLLLLPQQEINMVSRFEHPAGGYKKIFETCEELSEPLPASVTGRIPSFLRGSLLRLGPGLFEVGDEPFYHLFDGQALMHKFDFKNGQVTYYRKFLRTDAYVRAITEKRVVITEFGTFAYPDPCKNIFSRFFSYFKGVEVTDNCLVNVYPVGEDFYAVTETNYITKVNPDTLETLKKVDMCNYININGVTAHPHIENDGTVYNIGNCMGKGATLAYNIVMIPPTQKDKSDPIEKSKVVVQFPSAERFKPAYVHSFGMSENYFVFVETPVKINLLKFLGAWSIRGSNYMDCFESNESQGTLFHIARKNPGEYIDLKFKGAAIGMFHHINAYEDQGFIVFDLCAWKGFEFVYNYLWLANLRANWEEVKKAAMIAPQPEVRRYVIPLDVHKEEQGKNLISLPYTTATAVMHSDGTIWLEPEVLFSGPRQALEFPQINYSKYAGKNYTYTYGLGLNHFIPDRICKLNVRTKETWVWQEPDTYPSEPLFVQTPDGVDEDDGVLLTIVAAPGSQRPAFLLILNAKDLSEIARAEVECDIPVTFHGMYKP; this is encoded by the exons ATGGGATTCTTGTTCATCGTGCAACATGATTGGCCAGGAGAGAGGTTTACAGGGCAGATTTCCATGACTGTGAGGGGGACCAGACAAATAAATACCCCAAATCCACTGAGAGATCAGAAGCCTTCAGTTCAGAAGAGACCAGAGCTTTCCCAAGAGCTGctttgtgtgctgctgctgctgccacaacAAGAAATAAACATGGTCAGCCG ATTTGAACACCCAGCTGGTGGCTACAAAAAGATTTTTGAGACATGTGAGGAATTGTCTGAGCCTCTTCCAGCATCAGTCACAG GAAGGATTCCTTCATTTCTGAGGGGAAGTCTTCTCCGTTTGGGACCTGGGCTTTTTGAGGTTGGAGATGAACCTTTCTATCATCTCTTTGATGGCCAGGCACTTATGCACAAATTCGACTTCAAGAATGGTCAAGTTACCTATTACAGAAA GTTTCTCAGAACAGATGCTTATGTGCGTGCCATCACAGAGAAACGTGTGGTGATCACAGAGTTTGGCACGTTTGCATATCCTGATCCCtgcaaaaacattttctcaag GTTTTTCTCTTACTTCAAGGGCGTGGAGGTCACAGACAACTGCCTGGTGAATGTCTACCCCGTTGGTGAGGACTTTTACGCTGTTACAGAAACCAACTACATCACTAAAGTGAATCCTGACACCTTGGAGACACTGAAGAAG gTTGATATGTGCAACTACATCAATATTAACGGAGTGACAGCCCACCCTCATATTGAGAATGACGGCACAGTGTATAACATTGGAAACTGCATGGGGAAAGGAGCAACGCTGGCCTACAACATTGTCATGATCCCACCCACACAGAAAG ATAAGTCTGATCCCATCGAGAAGTCCAAGGTGGTGGTGCAGTTCCCCAGTGCTGAGAGGTTCAAGCCCGCCTACGTTCACAG ctttggcATGTCAGAAAACTATTTTGTCTTTGTGGAGACTCCGGTGAAAATCAATCTGCTGAAATTCCTGGGTGCCTGGAGCATCCGAGGATCCAACTACATGGACTGCTTTGAGTCCAACGAGAGCCAAGGA ACTTTGTTCCACATTGCCAGAAAAAACCCAGGAGAATACATTGACCTGAAGTTCAAGGGGGCGGCCATTGGCATGTTTCACCACATCAACGCCTATGAGGACCAaggatttattgtttttgaccTGTGTGCCTGGAAAGG ATTTGAGTTTGTTTACAACTACCTCTGGCTGGCCAACCTGAGAGCCAACtgggaggaggtgaagaaggcAGCGATGATAGCGCCTCAGCCAGAGGTCCGCAGATACGTTATTCCCCTGGATGTGCACAAG GAGGAGCAAGGCAAGAACCTCATCAGCCTCCCGTACACCACCGCCACTGCAGTGATGCACTCTGATGGGACAATCTGGCTGGAGCCTGAGGTGCTGTTCTCCGGGCCTCGCCAAG CTCTCGAGTTCCCTCAGATCAACTACAGCAAGTATGCAGGAAAGAATTACACATACACCTACGGTCTGGGTCTCAACCATTTCATACCAGACAGG ATCTGCAAGTTGAACGTAAGGACTAAGGAGACCTGGGTTTGGCAAGAGCCAGACACCTACCCCTCAGAGCCTCTGTTTGTCCAGACTCCTGATGGGGTAGATGAGGACGATG GAGTGCTGTTGACCATTGTGGCAGCTCCCGGCTCCCAGAGACCAGCTTTTCTCCTCATCCTTAATGCCAAGGATCTGTCTGAGATAGCCAGAGCAGAAGTGGAATGTGACATTCCAGTCACCTTTCATGGGATGTACAAACCCTAA
- the LOC131470508 gene encoding RING finger protein 11-like — protein sequence MGNCLKSQTTDDISLLHEAQSRRASFWDATDLEPPPPYQEQAHMPVYHPTLSQARLASQLTEEEQIRIAQRIGLIQHLPTGVYDGDKDGSEKKIRECVICMLDFVYGDPIRFLPCMHIYHMDCIDDWLMRSFTCPCCMEPVDAALLSTYETDFSPLHA from the exons ATGGGCAACTGTCTCAAGTCACAAACAACAGATGACATCTCACTGCTTCACGAGGCCCAGTCACGTAGGGCGAGTTTCTGGGACGCGACGGACCTGGAACCACCTCCACCGTATCAG GAGCAGGCTCATATGCCCGTGTACCACCCCACACTGAGTCAGGCCCGTCTGGCCTCACAgctgacagaggaggagcagataCGCATTGCTCAGCGCATTGGTCTGATCCAACACCTCCCGACGGGTGTTTATGATGGAGATAAAGATGGCTCAGAGAAAAAGATCAGAGA GTGTGTGATCTGTATGCTGGACTTTGTTTATGGGGACCCCATCCGGTTCCTGCCCTGTATGCACATCTACCACATGGACTGTATAGACGACTGGCTGATGAGATCCTTCACCTGCCCCTGTTGCATGGAGCCTGTGGATGCCGCCCTGCTCTCCACTTACGAAACAGATTTTTCACCCCTCCATGCTTAG